A portion of the Ferrimicrobium sp. genome contains these proteins:
- a CDS encoding PLP-dependent aminotransferase family protein: MASKTRVVPGYQLAKSLGDWPLAGHKGPLYARLALGIRSLILDGRIPNSVRLPGERSLAVELHVSRRTVSSAYAMLRDEGFLVSHHGGGSVTQLPVGRSRQGAVWGPAVAQDSGWLDLAVAAMPGDPRIASAMVGVLEALPYHLTHHGYAPQGLLPLREAVADEYCRRGLETSVEQIAIVSGAQQAISLVVETFSDPLDPVIIETPTYPGVLDVLRRYRSRVIDVGLDHDQTGLSHAIRQVLPKLVYLIADFHNPTGRLLGAVEREALVRAAGESGAYLLVDESFVELGLEDAPAVAPLASFGGDRRVISIGSMSKSYWAGLRVGWVRADRAVIVQLVETRASVDMSSPVVDQLLAVELLRGGRDLLNSRREALRVQRDTLVDALHTRLPRWQFPVPPGGVSLWIDLGKPVSTLVVARAESYQVRLAVGARFGLSGAFENCLRIPFTLPAPDLLVAVGRLSSVMADVDSGWRFTPPVGGPLV, translated from the coding sequence GTGGCATCTAAAACAAGGGTAGTACCGGGTTATCAGCTCGCGAAGAGCCTTGGCGATTGGCCATTGGCAGGTCACAAGGGTCCACTCTATGCCCGTCTAGCGTTGGGCATTCGCTCGCTCATTCTTGATGGCCGAATCCCCAATAGCGTTCGTCTGCCCGGCGAACGCTCACTAGCCGTGGAGTTGCATGTGAGCCGACGAACCGTCTCCTCCGCGTATGCAATGCTAAGAGATGAAGGATTCCTCGTGAGCCATCATGGTGGAGGTAGCGTGACTCAACTGCCGGTAGGGAGAAGCCGACAGGGTGCTGTATGGGGACCCGCGGTAGCACAGGACTCCGGCTGGCTCGATCTTGCTGTCGCGGCCATGCCTGGTGATCCACGCATCGCATCCGCGATGGTCGGTGTGCTCGAGGCACTGCCGTACCATCTCACTCACCATGGCTATGCCCCTCAAGGGCTGTTACCCTTACGCGAGGCTGTTGCTGATGAGTACTGTCGTCGTGGCCTTGAGACCTCCGTGGAACAGATTGCCATTGTGAGCGGTGCTCAGCAGGCGATCTCACTGGTTGTCGAGACCTTCAGTGACCCTCTTGACCCAGTCATAATCGAGACGCCTACGTACCCTGGGGTGTTGGATGTGCTGCGTCGGTATCGATCGCGGGTGATCGACGTTGGATTGGATCACGACCAGACGGGTCTTTCCCACGCGATACGCCAGGTCTTGCCAAAACTCGTGTATTTGATTGCTGATTTCCACAACCCAACAGGGAGACTTCTCGGAGCAGTAGAACGCGAAGCGCTGGTGCGCGCAGCTGGTGAGAGTGGTGCCTATCTGCTCGTTGATGAGAGCTTTGTGGAGCTGGGTTTAGAGGATGCTCCGGCCGTTGCTCCGTTAGCAAGCTTTGGAGGCGATAGGCGTGTGATCTCTATTGGATCCATGAGTAAGTCCTATTGGGCTGGCCTGCGGGTGGGGTGGGTGCGAGCAGATCGCGCGGTGATTGTGCAGCTGGTAGAGACTCGGGCCAGCGTTGACATGTCGAGTCCGGTCGTCGATCAACTGCTTGCTGTGGAGCTTCTCCGAGGAGGGCGGGATCTGCTGAATTCGAGGAGAGAGGCGCTTCGCGTGCAGCGCGATACCTTGGTCGATGCCCTCCACACTCGCCTCCCACGATGGCAATTCCCGGTACCGCCCGGTGGCGTCTCGCTCTGGATCGACTTGGGCAAACCGGTCAGCACGCTCGTCGTGGCCAGGGCGGAGAGCTACCAGGTTCGACTGGCAGTTGGAGCCCGGTTTGGACTCTCAGGGGCATTTGAGAACTGTCTTCGGATACCTTTCACACTCCCAGCTCCAGATCTTCTCGTCGCAGTTGGGCGCCTGAGTTCGGTTATGGCCGACGTGGATAGTGGC